A single genomic interval of Streptomyces sp. BA2 harbors:
- a CDS encoding DUF5691 domain-containing protein produces the protein MTGTTALTEATVTPWEDLVTAALLGTDRRTPPVRTQDKDAPTALLDAAAVQTVRRRAGLTPAPAAAPPEPAADDPRPLVPPSARRRLATLLTNHPGASSGGRRGAVPDLMELLPQWLALANDRGFAAPPELLPALLNAARGRTDLRPQALAFAGPRALWLARLNPDWKFALRSTPGGGVALPAPEDTRQVQQLWEEGLFAERVALLGAVRSHDPAAARDLLASTWSTERAEDRLMFLDSLRTHLRDADEPFLEQALTDRSRNVRATAAELLSALPSSALAARMADRAASCVAIDHAQGTKSMPTLTVEAPHECDAGMERDGVTPKPPAGRGERSWWLGQLVEAAPLGTWPERLGGRTPAEIVALPVADDWQSELHAAWCRAAVRQRDAVWSRALLGVPSSPDAAGPGAASLAERAKLLAALPAGERADWVAGFIATHGLSEAFQLLGVCALPWSEPLGRAVVDALNIARDAGSYPWSFSGVMGLAERCLDPAEAVRLDVLTAIPDEPEDASPGAGGYWSEAFQRLVSTLRLRAAMRAELGAEPGEPGAAPEVTEVPSS, from the coding sequence ATGACCGGCACCACCGCACTCACCGAAGCGACCGTCACCCCCTGGGAAGACCTGGTCACCGCCGCGCTCCTCGGCACCGACCGTCGCACGCCCCCCGTACGCACCCAGGACAAGGACGCGCCGACCGCCCTCCTTGACGCGGCCGCGGTGCAGACCGTGCGGCGCAGAGCCGGGCTGACCCCCGCGCCCGCCGCCGCACCCCCCGAGCCCGCGGCGGACGACCCCAGGCCCCTGGTGCCGCCCTCGGCGCGGCGCAGGCTCGCCACGCTGCTGACCAATCACCCCGGCGCGAGCAGCGGAGGCCGCCGGGGAGCGGTGCCCGACCTGATGGAACTGCTGCCCCAATGGCTGGCGTTGGCCAACGACCGCGGCTTCGCGGCACCGCCCGAGCTGCTTCCGGCCCTCCTGAACGCGGCCCGCGGGCGCACGGATCTCAGGCCGCAGGCCCTCGCCTTCGCGGGCCCGCGGGCCCTGTGGCTCGCGCGGCTCAACCCGGACTGGAAGTTCGCACTCCGCTCCACTCCGGGCGGTGGCGTGGCCCTGCCCGCCCCGGAGGACACGAGGCAGGTCCAACAGCTCTGGGAAGAGGGCTTGTTCGCCGAGCGCGTCGCCCTGCTCGGCGCGGTGCGGTCCCATGACCCGGCCGCCGCACGGGACCTGCTCGCCTCCACCTGGAGCACGGAGCGGGCGGAGGACCGCCTGATGTTCCTCGACTCCCTGCGCACCCACCTGCGCGACGCCGACGAGCCGTTCCTGGAGCAGGCCCTCACCGACCGCAGCCGCAACGTCCGCGCCACGGCGGCCGAGCTCCTCTCCGCACTCCCCTCGTCCGCGCTCGCCGCGCGGATGGCGGACCGGGCAGCGTCCTGCGTGGCCATCGACCACGCGCAGGGCACGAAGAGCATGCCGACGCTCACGGTCGAGGCGCCGCACGAGTGCGACGCGGGCATGGAGCGCGACGGCGTCACCCCGAAGCCGCCGGCCGGCCGGGGCGAACGCTCCTGGTGGCTGGGCCAGTTGGTGGAGGCGGCCCCGCTCGGCACCTGGCCGGAGCGGCTCGGCGGCCGTACGCCCGCCGAGATCGTGGCGCTTCCCGTGGCCGACGACTGGCAGAGCGAGCTGCACGCCGCGTGGTGCCGCGCGGCCGTGCGGCAGCGCGACGCGGTCTGGTCCCGGGCACTGCTCGGGGTTCCCTCGTCCCCCGATGCGGCGGGACCCGGCGCGGCTTCGCTCGCCGAGCGCGCGAAGCTCCTCGCCGCGCTGCCTGCCGGGGAGCGGGCGGACTGGGTCGCGGGGTTCATCGCGACGCACGGCCTGTCCGAGGCGTTCCAGCTGCTCGGCGTGTGCGCGCTGCCCTGGTCGGAGCCGCTGGGCCGGGCGGTCGTGGATGCGCTGAACATCGCGCGGGACGCCGGGAGTTACCCCTGGAGCTTCAGCGGGGTGATGGGCCTGGCCGAGCGCTGCCTGGACCCGGCGGAGGCGGTCCGTCTCGACGTACTGACCGCGATACCGGACGAGCCGGAGGACGC
- a CDS encoding SWIM zinc finger family protein: MTQQGVRWTADQVLALAPDAPSRKAGSKLGVVGPWSEAGSSGEGTVWGLCKGSGSKPYQTVVDIADITGAAGPAYKCSCPSRKFPCKHALGLLLLWAGEDGTVGAVPDAQPPEWAEEWLAGRRKRAETKRTSDAEPSSPVADPEAARRRAERRAERVTAGVTELEQRLSDLLRGGIAAAEQTGYGLWEETAARMVDAQAPGLAARVRELGAIPSSGPGWPVRMLEECALLHLLDQGWLHRERLPDALAATVRSRIGLPAPAEGPPVRDDWLVLAQYDRADSKLTTRRIWLYGAESGRTALLLSYGAAGRAPALALPVGLALDAELTSYPGAGQSRADLGEQFGAPTPTATRPPGVRTEEAARRYGEVLRQDPWLDSWPVTLSEVIPTPHPGPSPDSWQLADAGGDMALPITASTVSQAGLWRLLALSGGAPVTVFGECGHEGFTPLTAWPRGAGEAVALC, from the coding sequence ATGACTCAGCAGGGGGTGCGCTGGACGGCGGATCAGGTGCTGGCCCTGGCGCCTGACGCCCCGTCACGCAAGGCGGGAAGCAAACTCGGCGTCGTCGGCCCATGGTCGGAGGCGGGCAGTTCGGGCGAGGGGACGGTGTGGGGACTGTGCAAGGGGAGTGGCAGCAAGCCGTATCAGACGGTCGTCGACATCGCGGACATCACCGGCGCGGCCGGCCCGGCGTACAAGTGCAGTTGTCCGAGTCGGAAGTTCCCGTGCAAACACGCGCTCGGGCTGCTTCTGCTCTGGGCGGGCGAGGACGGGACAGTCGGCGCGGTGCCGGACGCGCAGCCGCCGGAGTGGGCGGAGGAATGGCTGGCGGGGCGCCGTAAAAGAGCGGAGACGAAGCGGACTTCGGACGCCGAGCCCAGCTCACCGGTCGCCGATCCCGAGGCCGCACGCCGCAGGGCGGAGCGACGGGCCGAGCGGGTCACGGCGGGGGTGACGGAGCTGGAGCAGCGCCTGTCCGATCTGCTGCGGGGCGGTATAGCCGCCGCCGAGCAGACGGGGTACGGACTGTGGGAGGAGACAGCGGCCCGCATGGTCGACGCGCAGGCGCCTGGACTGGCCGCGCGCGTACGGGAGTTGGGGGCCATTCCCTCCTCCGGGCCCGGCTGGCCGGTGCGGATGCTGGAGGAGTGCGCGCTCCTCCACCTCCTCGACCAGGGCTGGCTGCACCGCGAGCGACTGCCGGATGCCCTGGCGGCCACGGTCCGCTCCCGCATAGGCCTGCCCGCACCGGCGGAGGGCCCTCCGGTGCGTGACGACTGGCTGGTGCTCGCGCAGTACGACAGAGCGGACAGCAAGCTCACCACCCGCCGGATATGGCTGTACGGCGCGGAGTCCGGGCGGACGGCCCTGCTCCTGTCGTACGGAGCCGCGGGCCGCGCACCCGCGCTCGCGCTGCCGGTGGGCCTCGCGCTGGACGCCGAGCTGACCTCGTATCCGGGCGCCGGGCAGTCGCGGGCCGACCTGGGCGAGCAATTCGGCGCTCCCACGCCGACGGCCACCCGGCCGCCGGGCGTACGAACGGAAGAGGCCGCGCGCCGCTACGGCGAGGTGCTTCGGCAGGACCCCTGGCTGGATTCCTGGCCGGTGACGCTGAGCGAAGTCATACCGACCCCACACCCGGGGCCCTCCCCCGACAGCTGGCAACTGGCGGACGCGGGAGGCGACATGGCCCTGCCCATCACCGCTTCCACGGTGTCTCAAGCGGGCCTGTGGCGGTTGTTGGCACTCTCTGGAGGCGCTCCGGTGACGGTCTTCGGCGAGTGTGGCCACGAGGGCTTCACCCCTCTGACGGCCTGGCCACGCGGAGCGGGAGAGGCAGTGGCCCTGTGCTGA
- a CDS encoding ATP-binding protein yields MTVSVDSTTSTNSTNPTTENQPAAVSALSVPAAVPAAASAPAGEAEALRPHAEHAFAAELAALAAQDDRPRPARWRLSPWAVATYLLGGALPDGTVISPKYVGPRRIVEVAVTTLATDRALLLLGVPGTAKTWVSEHLAAAVSGDSTLLVQGTAGTPEEAIRYGWNYARLLAHGPSRDALVPSPVMRAMSDGMTARVEELTRIPADVQDTLITILSEKTLPIPELGQEVQAVRGFNLIATANNRDRGVNDLSSALRRRFNTVVLPLPESADAEVDIVSRRVDQIGRSLDLPTGPEGIDEIRRVVTVFRELRDGVTADGRTKVKSPSGTLSTAEAISVVTNGLALATHFGDGVLRPGDVAAGILGAVVRDPAADRVIWQEYLEAVVRERDGWKDFYRACREVSA; encoded by the coding sequence ATGACCGTGTCCGTCGACTCGACGACCTCGACAAACTCGACAAACCCGACGACCGAGAACCAACCCGCGGCTGTGTCCGCTCTGTCCGTGCCCGCTGCCGTGCCCGCAGCCGCGTCCGCCCCCGCGGGGGAGGCGGAGGCGCTGCGACCGCATGCCGAGCATGCCTTCGCCGCCGAACTGGCCGCGCTCGCCGCGCAGGACGACCGGCCCCGGCCTGCCCGCTGGCGGCTCTCGCCGTGGGCGGTCGCGACGTATCTGCTCGGCGGCGCGCTGCCCGACGGGACGGTGATCTCGCCGAAGTACGTGGGGCCGCGCCGCATCGTCGAGGTCGCCGTCACCACCCTCGCCACGGACCGCGCCCTGCTCCTGCTCGGCGTGCCCGGCACGGCGAAGACGTGGGTGTCCGAGCATCTGGCGGCCGCCGTCAGCGGAGACTCGACGCTGCTCGTGCAGGGCACGGCCGGCACGCCGGAGGAGGCGATCCGGTACGGCTGGAACTACGCGCGGCTGCTCGCGCACGGCCCGAGCCGCGACGCGCTGGTGCCGAGCCCTGTCATGCGGGCCATGTCCGACGGCATGACGGCGCGGGTCGAGGAGCTGACCCGCATCCCCGCGGACGTACAGGACACACTGATCACGATCCTGTCGGAAAAGACCCTTCCCATCCCGGAGCTGGGCCAGGAGGTGCAGGCCGTACGAGGCTTCAACCTCATCGCCACGGCCAACAACCGCGACCGCGGGGTCAACGACCTGTCGAGCGCGCTGCGCCGCCGCTTCAACACGGTGGTCCTTCCGCTGCCGGAGAGCGCCGACGCCGAGGTCGACATCGTCTCGCGCCGCGTCGACCAGATCGGGCGCTCGCTCGATCTGCCGACCGGACCCGAGGGGATCGACGAGATACGCCGCGTCGTCACCGTCTTCCGCGAGCTGCGGGACGGGGTCACGGCAGACGGGCGTACGAAGGTGAAGTCGCCGAGCGGCACGCTTTCGACGGCCGAGGCGATATCCGTCGTGACCAACGGCCTCGCTCTGGCGACCCACTTCGGGGACGGCGTGCTGCGGCCGGGCGATGTCGCGGCGGGCATCCTCGGCGCGGTCGTCCGTGACCCGGCGGCGGACCGGGTGATCTGGCAGGAGTACCTGGAGGCGGTGGTCCGCGAGCGTGACGGCTGGAAGGACTTCTACCGCGCGTGCCGCGAGGTGAGTGCGTGA
- a CDS encoding DUF5682 family protein — MSVSDEARGATTRAGEGPLLLGVRHHGPGSARAVRAALDEGAPRVLLIEGPPEADGLVALAADEGMRPPVALLAHVLDEPGRSAFWPLAEFSPEWVAIKWAAAAGVPVRFMDLPAAHALARPEQEAGEPGTPGDADVNTDLNAVRIDPLAVLAETAGYDDPERWWEDVVEHRGAGGDAFAPFDALGEAMGVLREEYGAGGHDRDLVREAYMRIQVRAAQREFGADDVAVVCGAWHVPALRQKVTVAADRALLKGLPKVKVDMTWVPWTHRRLSRASGYGAGIASPGWYGHLFSAPDRPVERWLTKVARLLRDEDRLVSSAHVIEAVRLADTLAAMRGRPLPGLTETTDAIRAVMCEGSDVPLSLVHDKLVVGDVLGEVPDSAPAVPLQRDLTRLQRKLRLKPEALERELELDLRKDTDAARSRLLHRLRLLGIGWGEPAESRGSTGTFRETWRLRWEPELSVRVAEAGVWGTTVVAAATARAESDAIGPGALADVTALAERCLLAELPDALPVVMRVLADRAALDADVGHLAQALPALVRSLRYGDVRGTDTAALGEVAVGLAERLFVGLPPACAGLDQDAALEMRGHVDAVHQAVGLLGELGAGPTGGGTPRVTPLGAGMRGRWYSVLRVLGERDSVAGVVRGRCVRLLMDGGELAEGEAARFMGLALSRGTEPAEAAAWIEGFVGGGSGGGMLLVHDERLLGLVDDWLTGVPDRAFTDVLPLLRRTFSAYEPGVRRTLGELVRRGPAAGGGSGSTVAGGIPGFGPELDGERADAVLPVLSLLLGVGPGPGVAPGAEARAGASTAEAGAGANADDGNGLVGVG, encoded by the coding sequence ATGAGCGTGAGCGACGAGGCGCGGGGAGCGACGACGCGGGCTGGCGAGGGGCCGTTGCTGCTCGGGGTGCGGCATCACGGGCCGGGGTCGGCGCGTGCGGTGCGGGCCGCGCTCGATGAGGGCGCGCCACGCGTACTGCTGATCGAGGGGCCACCGGAGGCCGACGGACTTGTGGCGCTCGCGGCGGACGAGGGGATGCGGCCGCCGGTCGCGCTGCTCGCGCACGTGCTGGACGAGCCGGGACGGTCGGCGTTCTGGCCACTGGCGGAGTTCTCGCCGGAGTGGGTCGCGATCAAGTGGGCGGCGGCGGCCGGGGTGCCGGTCCGCTTCATGGATCTTCCGGCGGCGCATGCGCTGGCACGGCCGGAGCAGGAGGCGGGCGAACCCGGAACTCCGGGGGACGCGGACGTGAACACGGACTTGAACGCGGTGCGGATCGATCCGCTCGCGGTGCTCGCGGAGACCGCCGGGTACGACGATCCCGAGCGGTGGTGGGAGGACGTCGTCGAGCACCGGGGTGCGGGCGGGGACGCGTTCGCGCCGTTCGACGCGCTGGGCGAGGCCATGGGGGTGCTGCGCGAGGAGTACGGGGCCGGCGGGCATGACCGTGACCTGGTGCGCGAGGCGTACATGCGTATCCAAGTCCGTGCCGCACAGCGGGAGTTCGGTGCGGACGACGTCGCGGTCGTGTGCGGGGCCTGGCATGTGCCCGCGCTGCGGCAGAAGGTGACCGTGGCGGCCGACCGGGCGCTGCTCAAGGGGCTGCCCAAGGTGAAGGTCGACATGACCTGGGTGCCCTGGACGCACCGCCGCCTCTCCAGGGCCAGTGGATACGGCGCGGGGATCGCGTCACCCGGTTGGTACGGGCACCTGTTCAGCGCGCCCGACCGGCCCGTCGAGCGATGGCTGACCAAGGTCGCCCGGCTCCTTCGGGACGAGGACAGGCTCGTGTCGTCCGCGCATGTCATCGAGGCGGTACGGCTCGCGGACACGCTCGCCGCGATGCGGGGGCGCCCGCTGCCGGGGCTCACCGAGACGACGGACGCGATCCGGGCGGTGATGTGCGAGGGCTCCGACGTGCCGCTCTCCCTCGTGCACGACAAGCTCGTCGTCGGAGATGTCCTCGGGGAGGTGCCGGACTCGGCGCCGGCGGTGCCGTTGCAGCGCGATCTCACCCGCCTCCAGCGGAAGCTCAGGCTCAAACCGGAGGCGCTTGAGCGGGAGTTGGAGCTGGATCTGCGCAAGGACACGGACGCGGCGCGGAGCAGGCTGCTGCACCGCCTCCGGCTGCTCGGGATCGGCTGGGGCGAGCCGGCCGAGTCACGGGGGAGTACGGGTACGTTCCGGGAGACCTGGCGGCTGCGGTGGGAGCCGGAGCTTTCCGTGCGGGTGGCGGAGGCGGGGGTCTGGGGGACGACCGTGGTGGCGGCGGCCACCGCGCGGGCGGAGTCCGATGCCATCGGGCCCGGCGCGCTGGCTGACGTGACCGCGCTGGCCGAGCGGTGTCTGCTGGCCGAGTTGCCGGACGCTTTGCCTGTGGTGATGCGGGTCCTCGCCGACCGGGCGGCACTGGACGCGGATGTCGGCCACCTGGCACAGGCGTTGCCCGCGTTGGTGCGGTCCCTTCGGTACGGGGACGTGCGGGGCACGGACACGGCCGCGCTGGGCGAGGTGGCTGTGGGCCTGGCCGAGCGGCTGTTCGTCGGGCTGCCGCCTGCGTGTGCGGGGCTCGACCAGGACGCGGCGCTCGAGATGCGGGGGCACGTGGACGCGGTTCACCAGGCGGTGGGCCTGCTGGGGGAGCTGGGCGCCGGGCCCACGGGTGGGGGGACGCCGCGTGTGACTCCACTCGGCGCCGGTATGCGGGGGCGGTGGTACTCCGTGCTGAGAGTGCTCGGGGAGCGGGACAGCGTTGCGGGGGTCGTGCGGGGGCGGTGCGTCCGGCTCCTGATGGACGGCGGGGAATTGGCCGAGGGCGAGGCCGCTCGGTTCATGGGGCTCGCCCTGTCACGAGGGACCGAACCCGCTGAAGCCGCCGCCTGGATCGAGGGGTTCGTGGGCGGTGGGTCAGGGGGCGGCATGTTGCTCGTGCACGACGAGCGACTGCTCGGTCTTGTCGACGACTGGCTGACCGGTGTCCCCGACCGCGCGTTCACCGACGTTCTGCCACTGCTGCGGCGCACCTTCTCGGCGTACGAACCGGGAGTGCGGCGGACGCTCGGCGAGCTGGTGCGGCGTGGGCCGGCGGCGGGCGGCGGCTCCGGCTCGACCGTGGCCGGCGGGATACCTGGCTTCGGACCGGAACTGGACGGCGAGCGCGCGGACGCGGTGCTACCGGTGCTGAGTCTGCTGCTGGGGGTTGGGCCCGGCCCCGGGGTTGCGCCTGGGGCTGAGGCTCGGGCCGGGGCGAGTACAGCTGAGGCTGGGGCCGGGGCGAATGCAGATGACGGTAACGGGCTTGTGGGGGTGGGCTGA
- a CDS encoding vWA domain-containing protein — protein sequence MTQDATVVAGRGAASEAGSGQPLDPAEERMRRWRLVLGGGQADGTGCELGGRDAAMDGALGALYGGGDAGKKERGRERSAGLGASAPSVSRWLGDIRTYFPSSVVQVMQRDAIERLGLSTLLLEPEMLEAVEADVHLVGTLLSLNKAMPETTKETARAVVRKVVEDLEKRLATRTRATLTGALDRSARVSRPRHHDIDWNRTIAVNLKNYLPEYKTIVPERLIGYGRASQSVKKEVILCIDQSGSMAASVVYASVFGAVLGSMRSLNTRLVVFDTNVVDLTDQLDDPVDVLFGTQLGGGTDINRALAYCQSQITRPADTIVVLISDLYEGGIRNEMLKRVAAMKASGVQFVTLLALSDEGTPAYDREHAAALSALDAPAFACTPDLFPEVMAAAIEKRPLPIPDMNTHR from the coding sequence ATGACGCAGGACGCGACAGTGGTCGCCGGTCGAGGTGCGGCCTCGGAAGCGGGGAGCGGCCAGCCGTTGGACCCCGCGGAGGAGCGGATGCGGCGGTGGCGGCTTGTGCTGGGAGGGGGGCAGGCCGACGGGACCGGGTGTGAGCTCGGAGGGCGGGATGCGGCCATGGACGGGGCGCTCGGCGCGCTTTATGGGGGAGGGGACGCGGGGAAGAAGGAGCGGGGGCGGGAACGCTCGGCGGGGCTCGGGGCGTCGGCGCCGTCCGTGTCGCGCTGGCTCGGGGACATACGGACCTACTTCCCCTCCTCCGTCGTTCAGGTCATGCAGCGTGACGCCATCGAGCGGCTGGGACTGTCCACCCTCCTCCTGGAGCCCGAGATGCTGGAGGCCGTGGAGGCCGACGTGCATCTGGTGGGGACGCTCCTCTCCCTCAACAAAGCCATGCCGGAGACCACCAAGGAGACCGCGCGGGCCGTCGTACGCAAAGTCGTCGAGGACCTGGAGAAGCGGCTCGCCACGCGGACCCGCGCCACCCTCACCGGCGCGCTCGACCGCAGCGCCCGCGTCAGCAGGCCGCGCCACCACGACATCGACTGGAACCGCACGATCGCGGTCAACCTCAAGAATTACCTGCCGGAGTACAAGACGATCGTGCCCGAGCGCCTCATCGGGTACGGGCGGGCATCGCAGTCCGTGAAGAAGGAGGTCATCCTCTGCATCGACCAGTCGGGCTCGATGGCCGCGTCCGTCGTCTATGCCTCGGTCTTCGGAGCGGTGCTCGGTTCGATGCGGTCGCTCAACACGCGGCTCGTCGTCTTCGACACGAATGTCGTCGACCTCACCGATCAGCTCGACGACCCGGTGGACGTCCTGTTCGGCACACAGTTGGGAGGCGGGACCGACATCAACCGGGCGCTCGCGTACTGCCAGTCGCAGATCACCCGGCCCGCCGACACCATCGTCGTCCTCATCAGCGACCTCTACGAAGGGGGCATACGCAACGAGATGCTGAAGCGGGTCGCGGCGATGAAGGCGTCCGGCGTGCAGTTCGTGACGCTGCTCGCGCTCTCCGACGAGGGGACACCCGCGTACGACCGCGAACACGCGGCGGCGCTCTCGGCGCTTGACGCACCCGCCTTCGCCTGCACCCCCGACCTCTTCCCCGAGGTGATGGCAGCGGCGATCGAGAAGCGCCCTTTGCCCATACCGGACATGAATACGCATCGGTAG
- the sucC gene encoding ADP-forming succinate--CoA ligase subunit beta produces MDLFEYQARDLFAKHGVPVLAGEVIDTPEAAREATERLGGKSVVKAQVKVGGRGKAGGVKLADNPDEAVARATDILGMDIKGHTVHKVMIAELSPEIEAEYYVSYLLDRTNRTFLAMASVQGGMDIEEVAEKTPEALAKVPVNAVEGVNIEKAREIVAQAKFPAEVAEGVAEAMVTLWDTFVAEDALLVEVNPLVKTKDGRILALDGKVSLDENADFRQADHEALEDKDAANPLEAAAKAKNLNYVKLDGEVGIIGNGAGLVMSTLDVVAYAGEAHDNVKPANFLDIGGGASAEVMANGLEIILGDPDVKSVFVNVFGGITACDEVANGIVQALELLKSKGEEVTKPLVVRLDGNNAELGRKILSDANHPLVQRVDTMDGAADKAAELAAAK; encoded by the coding sequence GTGGACCTGTTCGAGTACCAGGCGAGGGACCTCTTCGCCAAGCACGGTGTACCGGTGCTGGCCGGTGAAGTCATCGACACGCCTGAGGCGGCGCGCGAGGCCACCGAACGACTGGGCGGCAAGTCGGTCGTCAAGGCGCAGGTGAAGGTCGGTGGCCGCGGCAAGGCCGGCGGCGTGAAGCTGGCCGACAACCCGGACGAGGCCGTCGCTCGCGCGACGGACATCCTCGGGATGGACATCAAGGGCCACACGGTCCACAAGGTGATGATCGCCGAGCTGTCTCCCGAGATCGAGGCGGAGTACTACGTCTCGTACCTCCTCGACCGCACCAACCGCACCTTCCTCGCCATGGCGTCGGTGCAGGGCGGCATGGACATCGAGGAGGTCGCGGAGAAGACCCCCGAGGCCCTCGCGAAGGTCCCGGTCAACGCCGTCGAGGGCGTGAACATCGAGAAGGCCCGCGAGATCGTGGCCCAGGCGAAGTTCCCGGCCGAGGTGGCCGAGGGTGTCGCCGAGGCGATGGTGACCCTGTGGGACACCTTCGTCGCCGAGGACGCGCTCCTCGTCGAGGTCAACCCCCTCGTCAAGACCAAGGACGGCCGCATCCTGGCCCTTGACGGCAAGGTCTCGCTCGACGAGAACGCCGACTTCCGCCAGGCCGACCACGAGGCCCTCGAGGACAAGGACGCAGCCAACCCGCTCGAGGCTGCTGCCAAGGCCAAGAACCTCAACTACGTGAAGCTCGACGGCGAGGTCGGCATCATCGGCAACGGCGCGGGTCTCGTCATGAGCACCCTCGACGTCGTCGCGTACGCCGGTGAGGCGCACGACAACGTCAAGCCCGCCAACTTCCTCGACATCGGCGGCGGCGCCTCGGCCGAGGTCATGGCGAACGGCCTGGAGATCATCCTCGGCGACCCGGACGTCAAGTCCGTCTTCGTCAACGTCTTCGGTGGCATCACCGCGTGCGACGAGGTCGCCAACGGCATCGTCCAGGCGCTGGAGCTCCTCAAGTCCAAGGGCGAGGAAGTCACCAAGCCCCTGGTCGTGCGCCTCGACGGCAACAACGCGGAGCTGGGTCGCAAGATCCTGAGCGACGCCAACCACCCGCTCGTGCAGCGCGTGGACACCATGGACGGCGCGGCCGACAAGGCCGCCGAGCTCGCGGCCGCGAAGTAA
- the sucD gene encoding succinate--CoA ligase subunit alpha, giving the protein MAIFLNKDSKVIVQGMTGATGMKHTKLMLGDGTNIVGGVNPRKAGTKVDFDGTEVPVFGSVKEAMEATGANVSVLFVPPAFSKAAVVEAIDAEIPLAVVITEGIAVHDSAAFWAYAKSKGNKTRIIGPNCPGLITPGQSNAGIIPGDITKPGRIGLVSKSGTLTYQMMYELRDIGFSSAVGIGGDPVIGTTHIDALEAFEADPDTDLIVMIGEIGGDAEERAADYIKANVTKPVVGYVAGFTAPEGKTMGHAGAIVSGSSGTAAAKKEALEAAGVKVGKTPTETAKLARAILAG; this is encoded by the coding sequence ATGGCTATCTTCCTCAACAAGGACAGCAAGGTCATCGTCCAGGGCATGACCGGTGCCACGGGCATGAAGCACACCAAGCTCATGCTGGGTGACGGCACGAACATCGTCGGCGGCGTGAACCCGCGCAAGGCGGGCACGAAGGTCGACTTCGACGGCACCGAGGTACCGGTCTTCGGCTCGGTCAAGGAGGCCATGGAGGCCACGGGCGCCAACGTGTCCGTCCTCTTCGTGCCGCCGGCCTTCTCCAAGGCCGCCGTCGTCGAGGCGATCGACGCCGAGATCCCCCTCGCCGTCGTCATCACCGAAGGCATCGCCGTCCACGACTCCGCCGCCTTCTGGGCGTACGCGAAGTCGAAGGGCAACAAGACCCGCATCATCGGCCCGAACTGCCCCGGTCTCATCACCCCGGGCCAGTCGAACGCCGGCATCATCCCGGGCGACATCACGAAGCCGGGCCGCATCGGTCTGGTCTCGAAGTCCGGCACGCTGACGTACCAGATGATGTACGAGCTCCGTGACATCGGCTTCTCGTCGGCCGTCGGCATCGGTGGCGACCCGGTCATCGGCACGACGCACATCGACGCCCTCGAGGCGTTCGAGGCCGACCCCGACACCGACCTGATCGTCATGATCGGCGAGATCGGCGGCGACGCCGAGGAGCGTGCGGCGGACTACATCAAGGCCAACGTGACGAAGCCGGTCGTCGGCTACGTCGCCGGCTTCACCGCGCCCGAGGGCAAGACCATGGGCCACGCCGGCGCCATCGTCTCCGGCTCCTCCGGCACGGCTGCCGCGAAGAAGGAAGCGCTTGAGGCTGCGGGCGTCAAGGTCGGCAAGACGCCGACCGAGACGGCGAAGCTGGCGCGGGCGATTCTGGCCGGCTGA